The Chitinophaga sp. H8 genome contains a region encoding:
- a CDS encoding GH116 family glycosyl hydrolase, translated as MKQNSNRRFFLKNITLGCLGASALPGIALARQPDAPATDVGGGVQQAAAPARERGYNQAYKGQYNNRIAFPVGGIGAGMFCLEGTGAISHMSIRHNPEMFFEPAMFAAISIKGMAHGARVLERNVPEWKKFGQRDAGLGGTGGATWGLPRFAAAEFTARFPFADIKLHDAALPVAVQIKGWSPFIPTDEDNSSLPVGALEYHFTNTGKKAEDYIFSYNARNFMKQAEVLHTIKPIKNGFVLTQEATPDAAEKQGHFAIYTTDPATVVDHCWFRGGWFDPLTMIWNTIKDGTLKSNEPVEKDAPGGSLFVPFRLEPGEKKVIRLMMAWYVPDSKLRIGDDTSGKNDPASRYHRPWYSSKFNSIGAVADYWTGNYDDLFKKSLLFSNAFYKSSLPPEVVEAVAANLTILKSATVMRQYDGRFWCWEGSGDNWGSCHGSCTHVWNYAQAVPHLFPALERSLRNTEFNENQNAEGHQGFRANIPISPLVHNFHAAADGQLGGIMKVYREWRISGDNEWLKQLYPSVKTSMDYCIRTWDPHQKGIVEEPHHNTYDIEFWGPTSMCTSFYLGALRAIAQMGKFLDKEVAVYDTLYQKGKQYLETTLYNGEYFTQKIQWTGLNAPDPVKSQSFHTQYSAEAIALLKKEGPKYQYGTGCLSDGILGSWIARVCGMEEPVDARKTKSHLLAVHKYNLKQDLSMHVNPQRSTYALGNEAGLLLCSWPQGGMLSLPFVYSNEVWTGIEYQVASHLMFMGEVAKGLDIVRACRNRYDGSVRNPFNEYECGHWYARAMSSYGMLQGLTGVRYDAVDKTLYIDSQVGDFTSFISTNKGFGTVSLRKGIPSLDVVYGSIPAEKAMVSGKSISLDRSV; from the coding sequence ATGAAACAAAACAGCAACCGCCGGTTTTTTCTGAAGAATATCACGTTAGGATGTCTGGGCGCTTCTGCATTGCCTGGGATTGCATTGGCCAGGCAGCCGGATGCACCGGCAACGGACGTTGGGGGAGGAGTACAGCAGGCTGCAGCTCCCGCACGGGAGCGTGGCTATAATCAGGCATATAAAGGACAGTATAATAACCGCATCGCTTTCCCGGTGGGAGGGATAGGAGCGGGTATGTTTTGCCTGGAGGGAACAGGTGCCATCTCACATATGTCTATCCGCCATAATCCGGAGATGTTTTTCGAGCCGGCTATGTTTGCAGCCATCAGCATTAAGGGAATGGCTCATGGTGCCAGGGTGCTGGAAAGGAATGTGCCGGAATGGAAGAAGTTTGGACAGCGGGATGCCGGTCTGGGAGGAACGGGTGGCGCTACCTGGGGGCTACCCCGTTTTGCAGCGGCTGAATTTACGGCACGTTTTCCTTTTGCCGATATTAAGCTGCATGATGCTGCATTACCTGTAGCTGTGCAGATCAAAGGATGGAGTCCTTTTATTCCTACGGATGAAGATAACTCAAGCCTGCCGGTAGGCGCACTGGAATATCATTTTACCAATACCGGCAAAAAAGCGGAGGACTACATTTTTTCTTACAATGCCCGCAATTTTATGAAGCAGGCAGAAGTATTGCATACTATCAAGCCCATTAAAAACGGATTTGTATTAACACAGGAAGCCACCCCGGATGCGGCAGAGAAACAAGGGCACTTTGCCATCTATACTACAGATCCTGCTACGGTAGTAGATCATTGCTGGTTCAGAGGGGGATGGTTTGATCCCTTAACCATGATATGGAATACGATAAAGGATGGCACATTAAAAAGCAATGAACCGGTGGAAAAAGATGCTCCCGGTGGTTCATTATTTGTACCCTTCCGGCTGGAACCTGGCGAAAAAAAAGTGATCCGCCTGATGATGGCGTGGTATGTGCCTGATTCCAAACTACGTATTGGAGATGATACCTCCGGAAAGAATGACCCGGCATCCAGGTATCACCGGCCCTGGTACAGCAGCAAGTTCAACAGCATAGGAGCGGTAGCGGATTACTGGACGGGCAACTATGATGACCTGTTCAAAAAATCACTGCTTTTCAGTAATGCTTTCTATAAAAGCTCGCTGCCTCCCGAAGTGGTGGAAGCAGTAGCCGCTAACCTGACAATATTAAAATCAGCTACAGTAATGCGGCAATATGACGGGCGGTTCTGGTGTTGGGAAGGCTCGGGGGATAACTGGGGAAGCTGTCATGGTTCCTGTACACATGTGTGGAACTACGCGCAGGCCGTACCACACCTGTTTCCGGCGCTGGAAAGAAGTTTGCGGAACACAGAGTTCAATGAAAACCAGAATGCGGAAGGGCATCAGGGATTCCGGGCCAATATCCCCATTTCTCCTTTGGTACATAATTTTCATGCTGCAGCCGACGGGCAGCTGGGAGGGATCATGAAAGTATACCGGGAATGGCGTATCAGTGGTGACAATGAATGGCTAAAACAATTGTATCCTTCGGTAAAAACGAGTATGGATTATTGTATCCGTACGTGGGACCCTCATCAAAAAGGGATTGTTGAAGAACCACATCATAATACCTATGATATCGAATTCTGGGGACCTACCAGTATGTGTACCAGTTTTTACCTGGGCGCACTGCGTGCGATAGCACAGATGGGTAAATTCCTGGATAAGGAGGTAGCGGTATATGACACCCTTTATCAGAAAGGAAAACAATACCTGGAAACCACCCTTTACAACGGAGAATATTTCACACAAAAAATCCAATGGACCGGATTAAACGCCCCGGATCCGGTAAAGTCGCAGTCATTTCATACTCAATATTCAGCAGAAGCAATAGCCCTGTTGAAAAAAGAGGGACCGAAGTATCAATATGGCACAGGGTGTCTTTCAGATGGTATCCTGGGCTCGTGGATAGCACGGGTGTGTGGAATGGAAGAGCCGGTAGATGCCCGGAAAACTAAAAGCCATTTGCTGGCAGTGCATAAGTATAACCTTAAGCAGGACCTGAGTATGCATGTTAATCCGCAGCGTTCTACCTATGCTTTAGGAAATGAAGCAGGACTGCTGTTGTGCTCCTGGCCCCAAGGAGGCATGTTATCCCTGCCTTTTGTATACAGTAATGAAGTGTGGACAGGCATTGAATACCAGGTAGCCTCTCATTTGATGTTTATGGGAGAAGTAGCTAAAGGGCTTGATATTGTAAGGGCATGCAGGAACCGCTATGATGGTAGCGTACGCAATCCGTTTAATGAATATGAATGCGGTCACTGGTATGCGAGAGCTATGTCGAGTTATGGCATGTTGCAGGGATTAACAGGTGTGCGTTATGATGCGGTAGATAAAACACTTTACATTGATTCCCAGGTGGGGGACTTTACCAGCTTTATTTCCACCAATAAGGGTTTTGGTACCGTCAGTTTACGGAAGGGGATACCCTCACTCGATGTAGTGTATGGTAGCATACCAGCTGAAAAAGCGATGGTGTCGGGTAAAAGCATCAGCCTGGATCGCAGCGTATAA
- a CDS encoding fumarylacetoacetate hydrolase family protein — translation MEIIRIYKTSGVLVIAYQEQYYSINANWNDFVNRKGLFNQVVADLKGLSPMEKKTAEALLANQLVAPIGTQEVWAAGVTYYRSRTARMEESEISGGATFYDKVYVAERPELFFKATPHRVSGHGQTVYIREDSSWDVPEPELTLFISSEGTIEGYTVGNDMSSRSIEGENPLYLPQAKVYEKCAGLGPCLMVTDTPIPPDTMINMSIFRNNEIQYNDSVPISQMKRGHQELVGFLYRGCAFPEGCFLMTGTCLVPDNSFTLQDNDRVEISIDHIGKLTNHVQTYRS, via the coding sequence ATGGAAATTATCCGTATTTATAAAACATCCGGCGTTCTGGTAATAGCATACCAGGAACAGTACTACAGTATTAATGCCAACTGGAACGACTTTGTAAACAGAAAAGGGTTGTTCAATCAGGTAGTGGCCGATCTGAAAGGATTGTCACCTATGGAAAAAAAGACAGCGGAAGCATTACTGGCTAATCAGTTGGTAGCTCCTATTGGTACCCAGGAAGTTTGGGCGGCAGGCGTTACCTACTACCGTAGCCGCACTGCCCGCATGGAAGAATCAGAAATTTCCGGTGGCGCTACTTTTTATGATAAAGTATATGTGGCTGAAAGACCTGAACTCTTTTTTAAGGCTACGCCACACCGCGTATCCGGTCATGGACAAACCGTATACATCCGGGAAGATTCTTCCTGGGATGTTCCGGAGCCGGAACTGACACTGTTCATCAGCAGTGAAGGTACGATTGAAGGTTATACGGTAGGTAACGATATGAGTTCCCGCAGTATTGAAGGGGAAAACCCATTATACCTGCCACAGGCAAAAGTTTATGAGAAATGTGCAGGCCTGGGCCCTTGCCTCATGGTAACTGATACGCCTATCCCACCGGATACGATGATTAATATGTCTATCTTCCGCAATAATGAGATTCAGTATAATGACAGTGTGCCGATCAGCCAGATGAAACGCGGGCACCAGGAACTGGTTGGTTTCCTCTACAGGGGCTGTGCCTTTCCGGAAGGTTGTTTCCTGATGACCGGCACCTGCCTGGTACCAGACAATAGCTTTACGCTGCAGGATAATGACCGTGTAGAAATCAGCATAGACCACATAGGCAAGCTGACCAACCATGTACAAACTTACCGTTCATAA
- a CDS encoding DUF6786 family protein — MKYNIIVGSLIAGLIACNGAGTPQEQNNSKPMNFGEDVSFLQKHLQNVVVLQRNGDSSGLVVTGDYQARVMTSTTGGSQGKSYGWINYDLIASGKLVPHINAFGGEERFWLGPEGGQYALYFPPGKPFNFDNWQTPALIDTVHFAVKSQSDTEITYQQAGTLQNYKGTVFNIDINRTIRLLDNNTVAARLGFTLPPGLKQVAYETENTVINKGDSAWQEENGLLSIWLLGMFKPSDQTAIIAPFKGITNARQHITDDYFGKIPAKDLLVKDSMLLFRADGKSRGKLGLAPQVAKAGAGSVDLENNTITVLLYEIVPQGRYVNSKWEIQKEPFKGDAVNCYNDGPLADGSQMGPFYEVESSSDARALKPGESLTYRQVTMHFEGDHHALQTLAQQLWQLPLEEVQHFLSNK, encoded by the coding sequence ATGAAGTATAACATTATTGTTGGTAGTCTGATAGCAGGTCTGATAGCTTGTAACGGCGCCGGAACTCCACAAGAACAAAATAATAGTAAACCCATGAACTTTGGTGAAGATGTATCCTTTCTGCAAAAACATTTGCAAAATGTAGTCGTACTGCAACGCAACGGCGATAGCAGTGGCCTGGTGGTAACCGGCGACTACCAGGCGCGTGTTATGACCAGCACCACCGGTGGCAGCCAGGGAAAAAGCTACGGCTGGATCAATTACGACCTGATTGCTTCCGGAAAACTGGTACCGCATATCAATGCCTTTGGTGGTGAAGAACGTTTCTGGCTGGGGCCGGAAGGCGGCCAATATGCGCTGTACTTTCCACCGGGAAAACCATTCAACTTTGATAACTGGCAAACACCGGCGCTGATAGATACTGTACATTTTGCTGTAAAGTCACAATCTGATACAGAGATCACTTACCAACAGGCGGGTACTTTACAAAACTACAAAGGCACTGTTTTTAACATTGATATCAACAGAACTATCCGGCTACTGGACAATAATACAGTGGCTGCGCGGCTGGGCTTTACCTTACCTCCGGGGCTTAAACAGGTGGCTTATGAAACAGAAAACACCGTGATCAACAAAGGTGACAGTGCCTGGCAGGAAGAAAACGGCCTGCTCAGCATCTGGCTGCTCGGCATGTTTAAACCTTCTGATCAGACGGCAATTATTGCTCCTTTTAAAGGGATCACCAATGCCCGCCAGCATATCACGGACGACTATTTTGGTAAGATTCCTGCAAAAGACCTGCTGGTAAAAGACAGTATGCTCCTGTTCAGAGCCGATGGTAAGTCGCGCGGCAAATTAGGCCTGGCTCCGCAAGTAGCCAAAGCCGGTGCAGGCAGTGTAGACCTGGAGAACAATACCATTACCGTACTCCTTTATGAAATAGTGCCCCAGGGCCGCTATGTAAATTCAAAATGGGAAATACAAAAAGAACCCTTCAAAGGTGATGCGGTCAACTGCTATAATGATGGGCCACTGGCCGATGGTTCGCAAATGGGACCCTTCTATGAAGTAGAATCCTCCTCCGATGCACGGGCATTAAAACCAGGTGAATCCCTTACCTACCGTCAGGTAACCATGCACTTTGAAGGCGATCATCATGCACTACAGACGCTTGCCCAACAACTGTGGCAGCTGCCCCTGGAAGAAGTACAACATTTTCTCAGCAACAAATAA
- a CDS encoding UxaA family hydrolase: protein MSQTILKIHSDDNVWVALQDIAAGTSLTCDGETVTAIQKIAAKHKVAGRTLPKDTPVIMYGVLVGIANEDIAAGDLITTKNIRHASGQFAVQEERRTQWAAPDVTPWKNRSFMGYHRADGRVGTGNYWVIIPLVFCENRNVQLLHEVLTKELGYKKYNAYETMLQQLLQGFKENGGTADPAAAADKNTVTLNTRAFPNVDGIKLLTHTLGCGGTKQDARTLCGLLAGYITHPNVAGATVLSLGCQNAQIDMLKEEIENRVPGFDRTVIYLEQQKIGSEKELMSQALQQTFEGLAKANTMQRQPAPLSKLCIGMECGGSDGFSGISANPAVGRVSDMLVALGGSVILSEFPELCGVEQELSDRCVNTDLAARYLQLMRDYASRAEAVGSGFDSNPSAGNIRDGLITDAIKSAGAAKKGGSSPVTDVIDYPGWVQHPGLALLCTPGSDVESTTAEVGAGANVVLFTTGLGTPTGNPVTPVIKLSTNSILADKMKDIIDLDTGTIINGEESINEVANRILELVINTASGHYTAKAQLLEQDDFIPWKRGVSL from the coding sequence ATGAGTCAGACAATCTTAAAGATACATTCAGACGATAACGTATGGGTGGCTTTGCAGGATATTGCTGCAGGGACCAGCCTTACCTGTGATGGTGAAACAGTTACTGCCATACAGAAAATAGCGGCCAAACATAAAGTGGCCGGGCGCACTCTTCCTAAAGATACACCGGTGATCATGTATGGTGTGCTGGTAGGTATTGCCAATGAAGATATCGCTGCCGGTGATCTTATCACCACAAAAAATATTCGTCATGCATCGGGACAATTTGCGGTGCAGGAAGAACGCCGTACCCAATGGGCTGCTCCGGATGTAACGCCCTGGAAGAACCGGAGCTTTATGGGGTATCATCGTGCAGATGGCCGCGTGGGTACAGGCAATTACTGGGTGATCATCCCCCTGGTATTCTGCGAAAACAGGAACGTACAGCTATTACACGAAGTACTGACCAAAGAATTAGGCTACAAGAAGTACAATGCCTATGAAACAATGCTGCAACAGCTGCTACAGGGTTTCAAAGAAAATGGCGGTACTGCTGATCCCGCTGCAGCAGCTGATAAAAATACCGTTACGCTTAATACCCGTGCCTTTCCCAATGTGGACGGCATCAAACTATTGACACATACGCTGGGTTGTGGTGGTACCAAACAGGATGCACGTACCCTTTGCGGCTTGCTGGCAGGCTATATCACACATCCCAATGTGGCGGGTGCTACTGTACTCAGCCTGGGCTGCCAGAATGCCCAGATAGATATGCTGAAGGAAGAAATTGAAAACAGGGTGCCAGGCTTTGACCGGACTGTTATCTACCTGGAACAGCAAAAAATTGGTTCAGAAAAAGAACTGATGAGCCAGGCATTGCAACAAACTTTTGAAGGACTGGCAAAAGCCAATACCATGCAACGCCAGCCAGCTCCGCTGAGCAAATTGTGCATTGGTATGGAATGCGGTGGCTCCGATGGGTTCTCCGGCATCTCTGCCAACCCCGCTGTTGGCCGTGTATCTGATATGCTGGTAGCGCTGGGTGGTTCTGTCATATTATCAGAATTCCCAGAACTATGCGGAGTAGAACAGGAACTGAGTGATCGCTGTGTGAATACGGATCTGGCTGCACGTTATTTACAACTCATGCGTGACTACGCCAGCAGAGCGGAAGCCGTTGGATCCGGATTCGATTCCAATCCTTCTGCCGGGAATATCCGCGATGGACTTATCACAGATGCCATTAAATCCGCAGGAGCAGCCAAAAAAGGAGGCTCTTCACCAGTTACAGATGTAATAGACTACCCTGGCTGGGTACAACATCCGGGCCTGGCATTATTATGTACACCTGGCAGCGATGTGGAATCTACTACGGCTGAAGTTGGGGCCGGCGCCAACGTTGTGCTCTTTACTACCGGCCTGGGCACCCCCACCGGTAACCCCGTTACGCCGGTAATTAAACTTTCTACCAACAGCATCCTTGCTGACAAAATGAAAGATATCATCGACCTGGATACCGGTACGATTATCAATGGGGAAGAATCCATCAATGAAGTAGCCAACCGTATCCTGGAACTGGTGATCAATACGGCCAGCGGGCATTATACGGCAAAGGCACAACTGCTGGAACAGGACGATTTTATTCCGTGGAAGAGAGGGGTATCATTATAA
- a CDS encoding SDR family oxidoreductase: MDLGLKDKIIIVTGGAKGIGAAISAVLAQEGAFPVIIGRNEKDNLQHLALIEKAGGKGWQVAAELTNPAACEQAVAAIAAQFGRIDGLVNNAGINDGIGLEKGSYEQFMQSLHRNLVHYYLIAHHALPYLKTSKGAIVNITSKTAETGQGNTSAYAAANGGRNALTREWAVELLPYSIRVNAIVVAESWTPLYENWINTFADKEAKLASIVARIPLEKRMTTPEEIAQMTAFLLSEKSSHTTGQLIHVDGGYVHLDRALV, from the coding sequence ATGGATCTGGGTTTAAAAGATAAGATCATCATCGTAACGGGAGGGGCCAAAGGCATTGGGGCGGCTATTTCAGCAGTACTTGCGCAGGAAGGGGCTTTTCCGGTGATTATTGGCCGTAATGAAAAAGACAACCTGCAACACCTGGCCCTCATCGAAAAAGCCGGTGGAAAAGGCTGGCAGGTAGCTGCGGAACTTACCAATCCGGCTGCCTGTGAGCAGGCAGTGGCGGCAATTGCGGCCCAATTTGGCCGCATCGACGGGCTGGTAAATAATGCTGGCATCAATGATGGAATAGGCCTGGAAAAAGGCTCCTACGAGCAATTCATGCAATCCCTGCACCGCAACCTCGTGCACTATTACCTGATAGCACATCACGCGCTTCCCTATCTGAAAACCAGTAAAGGGGCGATTGTAAATATTACATCCAAAACAGCAGAAACCGGGCAGGGTAATACTTCAGCATATGCGGCTGCCAACGGCGGACGAAATGCACTTACCCGTGAATGGGCTGTAGAACTACTCCCCTACAGCATCCGGGTAAATGCCATCGTGGTGGCAGAATCATGGACGCCGCTCTATGAAAACTGGATCAACACTTTTGCCGATAAGGAAGCGAAACTGGCCAGTATTGTAGCGCGTATTCCACTGGAAAAACGGATGACCACACCGGAAGAAATTGCACAGATGACCGCATTCCTGTTATCTGAAAAATCAAGCCATACCACCGGACAACTGATCCACGTGGATGGCGGATACGTGCACCTCGACAGAGCCCTGGTTTAA
- a CDS encoding aldehyde dehydrogenase (NADP(+)) translates to MSQTELIGSQIIGNDFSGKGSQTFKAFNPQQQQWLPQEFKEAAPEEIDAAVNLAAQAFTQYKKVPALQRAAFLNAIAEALVALGDELPQVASSESGLPLARLQGERDRTTGQLRLFANLITEGSWVNARIDKATPDIRQMQIPVGVIGIFGASNFPLAFSVAGGDTAAALAAGCTVVFKAHPAHPHTSHLVANAIRKAAISTNMPEGVFSMIHGASHETGQHLAQHPQLAAIAFTGSFRGGKALYDTATRRAVPIPVFAEMGSVNPVFFLPGLLKEKAAALATQFLQSITMGVGQFCTNPGMFITPDKTTAAAFVSALQEGIAGLPTGYMLTPGILEAYNSGIAHLRSQGAKLLGAAGTADHQATPYLLQVSAAQAIENPAICHEVFGPSSLHINADTKEELYNLARGLEGQLTVTIHGTEEDLQQHKDLIDILREKAGRLIINGFPTGVAVNHAMVHGGPWPATTPAAGTSVGSAAIYRFCRPVCFQDFPGYLLPAELQDQNPLNIWRLLNGNFSKDAI, encoded by the coding sequence ATGAGTCAAACGGAGTTAATAGGATCACAGATCATTGGAAATGATTTTTCCGGCAAAGGCAGCCAAACCTTTAAAGCATTTAATCCACAGCAGCAGCAATGGCTACCACAGGAATTTAAAGAGGCGGCACCGGAAGAAATAGATGCAGCGGTAAATCTGGCCGCACAAGCATTTACACAGTACAAAAAAGTACCTGCACTGCAACGGGCTGCATTCCTGAATGCTATTGCAGAAGCGCTTGTTGCGCTGGGCGATGAACTGCCTCAGGTAGCATCGTCAGAAAGTGGTTTACCACTGGCACGCCTGCAGGGAGAACGCGACCGCACCACCGGCCAGTTACGCCTGTTTGCCAACCTGATCACGGAAGGCTCCTGGGTAAATGCCCGGATTGATAAAGCCACCCCGGACATCAGGCAAATGCAGATACCCGTTGGCGTGATAGGCATCTTTGGTGCCAGCAACTTCCCCCTGGCATTTTCAGTGGCTGGTGGGGATACGGCTGCGGCACTGGCTGCAGGATGTACAGTTGTATTTAAAGCCCATCCCGCACATCCGCATACTTCCCACCTGGTGGCTAATGCTATCCGCAAGGCGGCCATCAGTACCAATATGCCGGAAGGGGTATTTTCAATGATCCACGGTGCATCACATGAAACCGGACAACACCTCGCCCAGCATCCGCAACTGGCAGCTATTGCATTTACCGGTTCCTTCAGAGGAGGCAAGGCACTATATGATACTGCTACACGCAGAGCGGTTCCCATTCCTGTTTTTGCAGAAATGGGCAGCGTAAACCCGGTATTCTTTCTACCTGGCCTGCTAAAAGAAAAAGCAGCGGCACTGGCTACACAATTCCTGCAATCCATTACAATGGGCGTAGGACAATTTTGTACCAACCCCGGTATGTTCATCACACCGGATAAAACAACAGCTGCGGCTTTTGTATCAGCTTTACAGGAGGGAATTGCCGGACTGCCTACCGGTTATATGCTCACACCAGGTATTCTGGAAGCATATAATAGCGGTATTGCCCACCTGCGCAGTCAGGGTGCCAAGTTGTTGGGAGCAGCAGGTACTGCGGACCATCAGGCAACTCCTTATCTCCTGCAGGTAAGTGCGGCGCAGGCTATTGAAAATCCGGCTATCTGTCATGAAGTATTCGGCCCATCCTCTCTCCATATCAATGCGGATACCAAAGAAGAATTATACAACCTGGCACGTGGATTGGAAGGTCAGCTAACGGTTACCATCCATGGTACTGAAGAAGACCTGCAACAACATAAAGACCTGATAGATATCCTGCGGGAAAAAGCCGGCCGGCTTATTATCAATGGATTCCCTACAGGCGTTGCCGTTAATCATGCCATGGTACATGGTGGTCCGTGGCCGGCAACGACACCTGCAGCAGGTACTTCGGTGGGGTCTGCAGCTATTTACCGCTTCTGCCGACCAGTATGTTTCCAGGACTTCCCCGGTTACCTGCTCCCTGCGGAACTGCAGGACCAGAATCCGCTGAACATCTGGCGCTTATTAAATGGTAATTTCTCAAAAGATGCGATATAA
- a CDS encoding glycoside hydrolase family 172 protein, whose translation MKKLLLLTLASCFSWAAYAQQPFNGLDMNMGNLYRMSDAKTRSISPENFTGEPGKGGMATLDQGTARGAARELGQGWKVNPYIHIEPGKTITLAEITGPGAIQHIWMTPTGVWRYSILRFYWDDETTPSVEVPVGDFFGMGWGEYAPLNSLPVCVNPGSAFNCYWAMPFRKKCKITMENINTERMTLYYQVDYTLTNVPEDAGYFHAQFRRNNPVKGAEFTMVDGIKGKGQYVGTYMAWGVNNNGWWGEGEIKFFMDGDTKYPTICGTGTEDYFCGSYNFDNKGRYQEFSTPYTGLHQVIRPDGLYKSQQRFGLYRWHIMDPVRFEKELKITIQDLGWRSGGRYLPQQSDISSVVFWYQREPHAPFPKLPVMNDLEVN comes from the coding sequence ATGAAAAAACTGCTCCTACTCACTTTAGCTTCCTGTTTCAGCTGGGCTGCCTATGCCCAACAGCCATTCAATGGTCTTGATATGAACATGGGTAACCTCTACCGCATGTCTGATGCCAAAACCCGCTCCATCAGCCCTGAAAACTTTACCGGTGAACCCGGCAAGGGAGGCATGGCTACCCTGGACCAGGGCACTGCCCGTGGTGCCGCCAGAGAGCTGGGACAAGGCTGGAAAGTAAACCCCTATATTCATATTGAACCCGGAAAAACAATTACCCTGGCAGAAATTACCGGACCAGGAGCCATACAGCATATCTGGATGACTCCTACCGGCGTTTGGCGCTACTCTATCCTCCGTTTTTACTGGGACGATGAAACAACTCCTTCTGTAGAAGTACCTGTGGGCGACTTCTTTGGAATGGGATGGGGAGAATATGCCCCCTTGAATTCACTGCCAGTATGTGTCAATCCCGGCAGCGCTTTTAATTGCTACTGGGCGATGCCTTTCCGTAAGAAATGTAAGATCACCATGGAAAACATCAATACAGAAAGAATGACCCTTTACTACCAGGTAGACTATACGCTTACCAATGTGCCTGAAGATGCGGGTTACTTCCACGCGCAGTTCCGCCGGAATAATCCGGTGAAAGGTGCGGAATTTACGATGGTAGATGGGATTAAAGGCAAAGGCCAGTACGTAGGTACCTATATGGCCTGGGGGGTGAACAATAATGGCTGGTGGGGTGAAGGAGAAATTAAATTCTTCATGGATGGAGATACGAAATACCCTACCATTTGCGGCACCGGTACGGAAGACTATTTCTGCGGTTCTTATAATTTTGACAACAAGGGGCGTTACCAGGAGTTTTCCACACCATATACCGGCTTACACCAGGTAATACGGCCCGACGGATTATATAAATCACAACAGCGTTTTGGCTTATACCGCTGGCACATCATGGATCCGGTCCGCTTTGAGAAAGAACTGAAAATCACCATACAGGATCTGGGCTGGCGCAGTGGCGGCCGTTACCTTCCACAACAATCAGATATCAGCAGTGTTGTTTTCTGGTACCAGCGGGAGCCGCATGCCCCCTTCCCAAAACTGCCGGTGATGAATGACCTGGAGGTTAATTAA
- a CDS encoding LacI family DNA-binding transcriptional regulator yields MKKVSLKDIATEAGVSTALVSYVLTNKEKEARIGKEMAEKIREIARKLNYQPNHIARSLKSGRSYTIGLIVADISNPFFGNIARTIEDEAKRNNYTVIFGSSDENVDKSRDLISVLLNRQVDGLIITPTEGSEQQIAQLKTMNVPFVLIDRYFPEIPVSYITINNYQSAYDAVSHLIKMGKKQIGMVAYKTSLQHINERKRGYHEALRDHDLLPKNSLLKLARYAHLKEDLKTAIDQLRNAKKPADALFFATNTLAIEGLKYINTLGIRVPEDLAIVTFDEGEALDLFYSPVTFVRQPIMDMGKAAVRVLLDQIIAAKKETAVICMDTELVIRKSCGNH; encoded by the coding sequence ATGAAGAAGGTTTCGTTGAAAGATATAGCTACCGAGGCGGGGGTTTCAACTGCACTGGTATCTTACGTGCTGACCAATAAGGAGAAAGAAGCGAGGATAGGCAAAGAGATGGCGGAAAAGATCCGGGAAATAGCCAGAAAACTGAACTATCAGCCTAATCATATTGCCCGCAGCCTTAAAAGCGGCCGCTCTTATACGATCGGATTGATTGTGGCGGATATCTCCAACCCTTTCTTCGGCAACATTGCCCGCACTATTGAAGATGAGGCAAAACGCAACAATTACACGGTCATCTTCGGCAGTTCAGATGAGAATGTAGATAAATCAAGAGACCTGATCAGTGTATTGTTAAACCGGCAGGTAGACGGGCTGATCATCACACCTACAGAGGGATCGGAGCAACAGATAGCGCAACTGAAAACCATGAATGTTCCTTTTGTGCTGATAGACCGCTATTTTCCTGAAATCCCTGTCAGTTACATCACAATTAATAACTACCAATCGGCCTACGATGCGGTATCCCATCTTATTAAAATGGGAAAGAAACAGATCGGAATGGTAGCATATAAAACATCCTTACAGCATATCAATGAACGTAAACGTGGGTACCATGAAGCCTTACGTGATCATGATCTGCTGCCAAAGAACAGCCTGCTTAAACTGGCCCGGTATGCTCATCTGAAGGAAGACCTGAAAACAGCAATAGATCAGCTGCGTAATGCCAAAAAGCCGGCAGATGCCCTGTTCTTTGCTACCAATACCCTGGCTATTGAAGGATTGAAATATATTAATACACTTGGTATACGCGTGCCGGAAGATCTTGCCATAGTCACCTTTGATGAAGGAGAAGCACTGGATCTGTTCTACTCTCCTGTCACATTTGTAAGACAACCGATTATGGATATGGGAAAAGCAGCGGTGCGGGTGTTGCTTGACCAAATCATAGCGGCTAAAAAAGAAACCGCTGTTATTTGTATGGATACGGAGCTGGTGATTAGAAAATCTTGTGGGAACCACTAA